ATATAAAAGACAAGAAAAGCAAACAGCCTACCTCTGGCTCTTGTTCAGTGTGAGAGGAACACTTGGAGAACATTATCTTAGCAAGAAATCCCAACATTACCTTACGAATGCATCGTGGAATTTCGTTTTCAAAATTCCCTCGATGATGCACGTGTAATGTAAACACAGAAAAAATGGTCACTAGGGCAACTAAGCAGATAGTTACAACGTAGTAGAGGCCTAACAAAAGAGAGGTTTCAAGCAGATAGTTACAACGTAGTAGAGGCCTAACAAAATAGAGGTTTCAAGCAGATAGTTACAACGTAGTAGAGGCCTAACAAAAGAGAGGTTTCTTGTGGTGAAATCAAGTTTCACTGATCAGGTTTATCTTATTTTTGCATTGGATAACATGGATATTTTAACATTAGAAAACATTAAGGActacaactgtttttattttattttagagaaatTTTTAGTTCTttcgaaataaacatttttacgtTCACATCTTATATAAGAAGTAATTGAGTAATTGTTGTCATGTAAGCTTTAATCAAAACAAgcactaatataaaaaaaatcctacGTCGTGTTTACTGTTGGAGTGTTGTGTAACAGGAATTAAATATCTTATTCTTAAGTTAGTCACTTTTTATTGTTAAGGTAAACTATTGATAACCACTTAACactcacattttttttataatatatttataaatatttttatgtaacgcatgttttacatttaataaagtttcCTTAAAGCACAAGAATtatgtttttgaacatttttattaagcTGCAGGTACAACATATTTCACCAGAAAGTTCAAATACTCGttgaaaacatgtttaaaatggaatGAGTTGaggtttatattgttattttcaagGATAATGTTAGAATGTACTTACTAATTAAAGGCGTTTCCTGAGAGGGCGGTAAGGTATCTTTCACAAAGACgaaaaatataacaattgttaaaaGTGTGCATATACTCAAGGTAACTTTTTCTCCTGACTCGCAAGGCATACAGAAGGTAAGTAGTGCCACGCAGTTCATGAGGAGGCATGGCAAGATGAGGTTAAACACATAGTACAATGGTCTACGGCGAAGCTCTAAAGTGTACACAAGTTGAGGGTAAGGCTCCTCACAACAAGAATGCTGAAGAGCAGTTGAAGTGGCTGAAAACCCGTTCAAATCAAATTCCCCGTTTTCTTGATAGTCTCTTAGTTCTATGTGGTCTTTTTCTTTCATTAGTTCTACCTACAAACAATAGAAATATACGCCATTGGTATCTATAGTTCTGAAAATAAAATCAGCTGTATAAAACATTGTGAAATCAGCAGTGTATAAAATTATTCACGTCTTCAAACAAGTACAGTTCGTCTTCTTTAAATCTCTGAACAAAAAGTCTATTGTTTGTTCGAGTCTTCACGAGTTTAACAAGCTAGGACATTGATattcaaagtaaaaaacaaaacagctgtCGCTAGCAGTTGGATGCTGACTTCAACAGAGAATATTTGTACaggatgttaaaacaacaaagacTCGACGCTACTCAAACTTAGTTCCAGTTCATCCCACCAAAGTAAGCGCATCGTAGGAAAcgtgttgaaaatattttcttattattattattaggtaaAATACAACTTTACAATAGAACTCTAACATAaatcttaactttttttttttttttacaattaaaaatttctacagtaaagtTACTGGCTTGGTCGGTTTTAGTGAATCAATAAAACGTTTGGAATAAGAGAAAAAACGAAGCTATTTAATCTGGAATAAGCAATGATATATTCATTAGCCACTTTATCTAATGCCTTGCTAAAAATTATTTGCTGAGAAACGCAAGGGAAGAATGAGCTTTAAAGCTTTATCAAGTTAAATGTTTTcgagaaattatatttaatgtactttttatatagtaatttattttatgtcattGTATTTCAAATAGAAGAAACAAACACTCGAATAGTACAAAAAATTAGTAAACTATTTGTTAATCAAAGGCAATAATATTTGAAGGTAgcatttttacatttgttttcattgAGTGAATGGATATCTGTTTCCTATACAAATTTAAATCTCTGTATTTGACTACATGTCAGGGACATCCgaaaattacttcaaaactaCTAGTTGCTTGTTTGGGTAAATTCGTTGACTTAATTTTCGGTCACCGCGAACGTTTCTTTATCGCAATACgaatgaatgaatgaaaatatttcttattaatattttttatccaaATATATTTGCTAACATTTAACATTTGCTAAAGGCAACAGCTTTACTTATCTACACAATGTGATGCAACAAATTTGGAAACAGTTATTTTGTGTAATTGATTAAACTAACggtatttatatatttcagaatcCACTAACGTGTATTAGACAATCACTTTATTATCTTTTGTCAGTTATTGTTCATCAACGAATTAACTTGACAAGTGGTAATAACTGAATTCTATTTCTGTTTTAGTTGTACAGTGCAGAAATTACTGAACAAAGCAAGAGCTGTTTATGTTAATTCATAAGCCTTGTGAACATTTGCAATACAAATATTATGTGAGTAAAAGGAGCGActtgtttacttttattcttaCACTTTGATAAAATGTGAGCAACGTGATATTCAAGTTCAAACTGTTGCTACGCACCAGGTGAGTTTGTTTCACAGTAAAACCTCAGGTGGATTGTTAGCACTAACATGAATTTTAATTGGACTCTGATATTATAACACCTATCATTCTCCTAAAGACTAAGGAGCCTTCAGTCATAATTTAACATTAGTATTCTCATTATGCAAATGAATTTCTTACCCTTtgacaataaacatttaatgctatAGTATGGCGAGTGGCCGTttgacaataaaattataatgccgtgtttattattatattttcaacaaatatcGATAATTGAAAAGTCAGGTTGTAACCCGTCATTCCCCGTGACATTTAGTCACTATAAAGTATGGAACTTATTGTACAATATGACTAAGGATTCGTTGCTATATATTGGTATATATACAGTGTATTTCTAATGTTGATTGGTTGCTTCAGAGTCTGTTTCTAATATTACAGCATCCAAATACAGTGTATTTCTAATGTTGATTGGTTGTTTAATTGCCTGGTTCTAATGTTACAGCATTCATAAcagatgtattttaaataaaaaccgGTCACTTAAATGACTGGTTCTGATGTTACAGCATCAAAACATTGCTAATGACGACTGGTCGCTTGATAGTCTGACATTGACGTTTAAACATCATAATTTCACGACAACTTAATAATAATTCtctcattatttatataatttgctatttttaacTATATAGTTAAATATTATTCATGCGCAGTTAAATACTAAGAATGGagattttatgtaataaaagtataatattacttattttaagcGTTCTGGACTAGTGGTAAAGTTTCACTACATTGAAGTAACCTTAAGGTGTAACTTGCCACTTTGCTTCGCTGAATAATGATGAAAGTAATTATGGTTGACTATCAATTATCTGaaataaagcacaaagttacccAATGGACTATGCTCTGCCTATCACTGGTATTgacacccggtttctagcagtgtgagtctgaaGACATACATCTGTTCCACTGGGAGGAGGACAGATGATAATGAGGTACATGATTGAATAACTTCTGTCTAGAAAAACATGTAATGATTAGCATGTTTATCTTTAGTCAGAGTAACGTGATATTCCACCATAACTCGACGATGAATTCATACTACGGCCTTGTAATTAGATGCACATAAGTTAGGCCGTTACTTTCATGAGAACTGAAGCGAGAACATTGCAGTGCACCAACACGTACTGCTAAAATCTGGTGTCTTTAGTACGAAGGTAGAGAGACGTAGATTTATTAAATTCAATAACTTTTCttgattttacactttaaagCTTGTTTTTggtgaaaactaatttaaaagtaGATAAATATGAAGATGAATGTTGGGTTGCGCTTATATTTTAGTTATCAGGTCACTGGTGAActgaatacatttataaaacaaataagcaaTATCAACTGTCAGAATACTTTGTCTGAACATATTAATGACTTGAATACACTTACATTATAGACTATTATGGTAATCTGGCTGTCTGAATATGTTGGTGATTTGAATACACTTACAATATGGACTGTTATGATAATTTGACTGAATATGTTAGTTACTTGAATACACTTACAATATGGACTATTATGATAATTTGACTGAAAATGTTAGTGACTTGAATACACTTACAATATGGACTGTTACAATGATTTGTCTGTCTGAATATGTTAATGACTTGAATGCATTTACAATATGGAACACCAGAATACATTGTCTACGAGTGTTATTCATTATCACAGTTTGATTCTACacgtttattgtattaaatgacTGATAGTCAGATTCTCGTACTTGTAGACAATTTTACAATGATCGCCAGCATCTCCATTCTTGATACCACATAGTGAGCTTATATAACAGAATGGTATAAATAGGTACATAGGGTAAGTCAACCGAAAACGATTcttgtttaatgtgtgtttattATTGCCTGTTGTCTATTATGACAAACTAGGCGACAGTATTGCAATGAGCCGCCCATGTACGTTAGTAACcgatatatacttaaaacattcaATCGATAAACCGTTTTATTCATTTCATCCCACTGACAGTtacgaaaataaattatatcactGTTTACTGACTGAACCACTGAAATATCATTTGTAGATTGAGTGCTTTCCCATAATAAGCTTTCTagcttattattaaacaatggGTGTGAAACttatacaaaaatacttttaacgCATTAGTTAATGGTTATTCAAACTCAAAATGCTTTAGTCATGTACCATTAATAGTTGGAgctaaacattatttttgaataCCCTTAATgaaggaaatgtttgttttctagGAAAGCATTAACTTACTTGTAAGCCATCGTAAGTTCCAGAGGCAAATCTCATTGTACAGAACTGGACGTCAAACGGAAAGTATTTGATATCAATTGGACAAGAACTTCTTAGCAGAGCTCTTGAGAACCAAATCACTTCCCCCGTGTATTTAACTATAACGTTGGTGTTAAGATTGTCAGGCGGCTTCTCTGTGTCAGCGCTGCATATAAGCATAAACAGATTAAATACTACATTTACAATATAGAAATTAAAGGTAAAATCCTTAAATAAAGAGTAACAAAAAGAGCACAAAACCTAACTTATgataataaggaaaatgtgatgAAAGGTTACGGTAAGGTTATTTGCAGTTAAGTAAACTTATTTACTAacataagtttggtttgttttaaatttcgcgcaaagctacacgagaactatctgcgccagccgtccctaatttagcagtgtaaaactagaggaaaggcagctagtcatcaccacccaccgccaactcttgagctaccattttaccaacgagtagtaggattcatcgtaatattataacgccaccacagctgaaagggcgagcatgtttggtgggacggagattagaacccgcgatcctcggattacgagtcaagcgccttaaccacctgggtatGCTGGGCTACTCCAACATGCGTAACATAAGAGTTTTAACAGGAGTTCaactaataatataattactctgggaacTTAGACTAATCTCTTGTCCTAGGCATAAAGTCTTATTAAAAGTAAACCAATACCCACAAAgtgtaattgaaataaaaacacagaCCATGTTGCCCTGTAACTCCcagtaatgtaaaaatatttgtttatgtatgaAAGATTGTGGAACACATTTTCATCGTCCATTCCACATAACTGATTGAATATGCATTTTGGAAATTAAAAGAACATCTGTGTACTTGTTTCGATAACAAATTTAATTCTATATTtgaatattcagttttaattacataaatattatcatttattacGTCGTTGTGCTGAACTGATACATCCTCTCTTTTGCATGGTTGATCCAACGTGTCTAcagatttaaaactaaaataactgaCTAGTACTCGTGTGAGAGTGATTAGTGTAGAATTTAACAAGTGTCTTTAACTTTAAACGTAACAAATCTGGTTGACCAACCCACCTTAGAACCATAACAtcattaacaacaataaaatctttAGCTACACGGCTGGGGTTCAATACACTATTTTTATAAGAAGCCGTGATACGTCTGAATTGGGAGCATAGTATTTGGGATTATTAATGAACATACGAACTGCTAACAAATTTTTCGCTTTACTTGTTAAACAGTAAGATGTCCGGTCTCCACACTTGACTTGCTGGCACCCGTATCACTGGAATAccgttgaagtcagtaatgttcCATCTTAAGTGGTAATCCGTCCATCTCTGGAAGTGCGATAGAATCATGGTaacaataaattgaataaaaatctaaagaaaaacactttagaaataatgtattctaaagacggctgctatgggtattaaaaatgGTTAaactgaatatgacctaagaaggtcgaaacgttgttctgtactttattttaattaaagttttaatactcatactagccggctttagaatacatttttacttcaagtgggtttctcgccatcatgaaaaaatttagaaagaaaGTGCCATTCAAAAGCAAAacgattatttattatattttacgcCACCCTTGTAATCGTTTCAGTTACAAAACGTTTAAGACAGACATTTCTAAGTACAACTAGCTTAGCAAAATGTACGTTGTGAATAACATGAAGTGTTACTGGTATTTGACGAAAAAGTATTTTGTATCGGTTATATGGTTTATTGAATTTTTGTACCGTAACTGCTGCTTCTAACACAGTTACAAAAATTAAGCTAAATAGATCCATAGCTACGAATGTTGTTTCAACTTATATGCTATGCAACAATTTATCGTCCATATCTTCTGCTTCTGTGCAGTCATCTGCAGTGGGTAAATAATAcaccatttaaaatatttgtttaaagctTAATGAAAGTTTTGATTATAACCAACCATAAGCTTTTAAGTCATGGTGCCTGTTCTATTGATAAAAGCCCACACGATATTTTCTTCTAGTTTTAAGTTCAGGTTGATACGATAAACTACTGATTAAAGACATTTCAGTCATTTGGAAATAAATGCTAAAATGTAAACACAGTAACAAGCTTTCCTTTAACTAGTTTTATTGAGATGAACAATGGTGTGTTGTTCAGTTTACtcccttttatttttctaaaaaatcttttaaattcatttatacttttatttctatCAACATCCGTTCACAcatacttgtaaatattattcactataaATCACACAGAGCTGATGATGAACTTTCTAGATTCAGTAACGTtcgaagataaaatattttagaacttttgtttctgtttcaatAAGAACAGAATATAACTTGACATATTTACGGCtccttttattaaaacaaacattcatttcaaTGATCTATACATTCGAAAATTTAACAAAACCTTCAAAATCACGTCGCAATTGGTGTAGAGAAATCAATAAccaatggttgtcaacattttacgCAAAACAGGATGTAActcgatttcaatgaaaatgattcacttatgtaaaaagTACGTATTAATTTTTTGAGAAACCTGTACACGATAGAGAAAAacggatatcattttcggattcaacgTACAGAAATTTCAAGACAAAAAAACATTGCAGGCATGGGTTATTTAGTAAAGCTTTTTGGTTTATAAAGAAATCTAAATCTGTACTAAATAACTTTAACTTGAGaatcactaaaatattaaaattaatttgctattttgtagatttaaaattgatttaaagTTATTAGGTTTGAAGTAATAATACTTCATGATCATACGGGTAAAgcagtattattaatattgtgagAGATGAATGTGTAGAGAGAAGTATGTAGTTTCTTATTTGGCTATTTCAATGTCGTGTAAAAATGTGAGCAGTCAGTAAAATAATTAAGTAGCGGTAAAATtatggtttttgttgtttatagaaGAAAAAATGCGGTAAAATTATGGTTCTTGTTGtttgtagaagaaaaaaatgaaagaaatccCAGATGAGATAATAGTTAATAGAAAAAGCTAGTGAAGCGCTAAAAGGGATTTGTgtaacagaaaaagtataaatggAAATTTCACATAAAGTAAAGAATAACATATTAGGTTGAAAGCTGGACGGGGGTTGATCCAAAGATTTCGTAAAGCAGGGGAAATATTAGACAGAAAGGCTGAAAAAGAAGATATTATTACTAATTgacgaaaattaaaaacagaactgCAGAAGATCTAGTTGAGCTGATGAAGGACTGGAAAATACAGTAGATGGTTCAGAAGAACAAATACAgcatcatatttaatattttcaagtttaataTGTATCAGTAATGAGATGGAGAAAGAAAACGAAAGGAAACGTGATATTAtagaaaacttttaatattacatagGAAACTAATGATGAAAGAACAAAAACGAAGGAAGAAAGAAACAGGTTAACGACTGTATAATATATAGAGAgttgattataaattaaaatatctgctACCTTATCATACAAGTGTATTATATAAACGTGTTTCATACAAGCCTAAGGATGAAATATAAGATACAACTTTCAGGTACGAGAAACTGATAATGAAAGTGAGAGTTACGGTTAAGATGAAaatgaagaaatacaaaaacGTAGTAAGGTTTAGTTCGAACAATAATAGTGATTGAGATATGAAACACATTCTATAACACAttcaaacaatcaaatatcaacaaattaataagTTCATAGAAGATCAGTACAcgtatataacagaaaaaaaccactaaattttattttcggaaaaagtcactttttttttctcaaaataaatatcAATGTCGTATTTCACAAATGCAACCATTTATATCGATATCAAATACACGTGGTATTTTTCTTATACTAAATATTAAGTGGCAAAAACATTTAGGACTGTTATCATAATTTGTGGTACAGCGATTCACCGCAGTTAATGAGTTGTTTGTGAACAAACTTGTTGTCAAGGACAATCTACGAGCCtgtctttgtttggtttggtgtttGAGTATTTATGGATGAAAGTATTATTTGTTGATCTCAGTACTCTGTATTATGCCGTTCTGTATTGTCTGTAGTTTATTTATCTGTATTAGTCCAAGCAGGCCAGGTATATTCCATAACTGGTctaatgtattttttgtaaaatttggtGATGTTTTCTGGTGGGACATGGCGTAGTTTGTTGTTTGTCTAATTCCTGATATGCCTATTcaacgttaattttgaatcataagttATACTTAAAAGTTCACTCTATGTAACAACATTAAATAGAGTTTCATTTGGATATAATTCAAAAGGACTTCTTAACATTTTAGTCGATTCTGAAAATATAACAAGATTTGTTTTGAGAACGtgtttttattctgtgttttagACAGTGCTCAACAATTTGATTTAAAACGGCTGTAAATttgtgatttggtttgttttgaatttcccacaaagcgtATCTGCGctggttgtccctaatttagcagtttaagaccagagggaaggcaactagtcatcaacaccacacgaatagtgggattgaccgtcacattataataccctcacggttgaaagggtgagcatgtttggtgtggcaagGATTCGagcctgtgaccctcagattacgaggtcttaaccacctggccatgctgggcttgtAAATTTGTGGCTGTTATCGAAGGAGATGGTGTACTCTTTCAAGTCGTCTGCAAACTATAATGTTAAACTAAAATTAGGGTTACTTAATGGCATAGCGCTTAcatgcgtgtgtttttcttatagcaaagccacatcaggctttctgtggagcccaccgaggggaatcgaacccttgattttagcgttgtaaatccgtagatttaccccGTACTAGCGGGGGCCGCTTACATCTATGATAAAAAAGATAGGGTTAACTATATCGAGTAGgtgttttctaaatttaattttcattttttattttctaagaagTCAGACAACCAGTGAATAACACCTGcagataattttaatttgttttaatttatatcttaaaCCATTATATTATACAGTGTCAAATTCTTTCTCTATAACGAGAAAGCAAGCGACATACATTTCTGGTGATGAAAACTATTTGTTACGGTTTCAGTTAACCTAACCAAATGATCTGTcgtttgataaaatattcagaagcCATCTTGAACGTCGGGCAATTTTGATGAGATATCAAAACATGTTGAGATCGTATTACTAATACTTCTTCCTGAAAAAATTGCCTACACAGTTAGTTAGATTAATTGGTTGATAGTTTCATGGTCTATTCGTTGGTTTTCTTTCCTTTAGAAACATAAGAACATACGCTAACTTCCAAGAGGTTGGGATGTAACCATAGTTAAATGGTAGATTAAACAAAACTAGTAAATGGTGAAACATTCTCTGAATTCCATTTTATTGGAGAATGGTTTGTATTCCATGTTCACCTGGagctttgtttttggtttgtctTACAAATGtgattagtttttgttgttatagtctgtgttattttacttacaaaatcattgttatttgaattacgttgattttttttgttattactggGAACTTGATTGTGAATAAGTGTCATGTTGTCCAATATACCCATTTACTGTATTAAAATAGGGTATATCCATGCCCGGTTTATTacgtgttttaaatgtttttctcaatTGTTCTTTAAAGTGTTGGCTCTTCGTTCGTTTGTGTacgatgttttgtttttgtgatttaaGGTTTGATATGGTTTAATAGTGTTTTGAGCATTTCTTATTCGTTTTTTGTGTCCAAAATATCTTCGTTCTGTGTAATCGTTTAGTTTTGAAATGAAACTGTCCCAAGTTTTGTTTTAGCTCATTTATTCGATTCCTTATCTTGTTTCTCAGAGTTTTATATCGTGAATTATTTGAGATGAAAGTTAAATAAGTTGATTCAAATAGAACATATTTAACCGCAGCATAGTCGATCACAGAATGGCTCtaagtttttcaagtacaaacttttagctcatagctccgtcatctcttgaccgttttaagatctaattatagttttggactCGTGATGTTAAACCGTTTGGATTGACATTTTTACTACGCCTGAGAtctcatacattaatttattctaatcctatCTAAAATAATTTCCATTTGAGGATTAGCTGATAGAGATACTGATgagaaataaaattgaatttgGTATATGTGTACCCCACACTTGGTACTGCTGGTGCAtgaaatatagctaataaaagcAGAATaaaggtttcatagattaatttactttaattttgccTAGAATAATTTCAAGTACCGCGGCTATTCAGGATTCCCTCTAGTTTGTGCTTGCTATGAAAGTAaagttgattaaaataaaatatttactagagaaaaagaaatacaaatcagATGAGTTAATCAAAAACACAAGTTATTGTAGAGGAAATTCAATTAAGCTTTAAAAATCTAAGGGACTTGCTTGacgaaaaacaagtagaaaatggataTAAGTGTCTGATTAAAGGAAGAGTAGATAAAAACTAAGTAAATGTGAAGAATTTCTTAACTGTTCTAAATTATATTGAAAAGACTATTGAGCATCgcatattgtaatatatatatatattagtaaagttAAATAATTACATACGTAgccaaacaagtaaacaaaatcctgaggatttgttttgtttttgtgagtttcgcgcaaagctatacgaggactatctgcatcaccatcccccgccaactcttgggctacatttttaccaatgaatagtgggattaaccgtcccattataacatcctcatggctgaaagggtgagcatgttttgtgtaacagagatttgaacccgcgactctccaattacgagtcgagtgccttactcccctggccatgccgggccaaaatcatgaggaaggactgcgttaaaaacagcaaatcctaacctctgattaattatattattaccata
Above is a genomic segment from Tachypleus tridentatus isolate NWPU-2018 chromosome 11, ASM421037v1, whole genome shotgun sequence containing:
- the LOC143232095 gene encoding neuronal acetylcholine receptor subunit alpha-10-like, giving the protein MSTSVLHVIAVALLFEYVNQTVADEQEYRLTRYLMSNYDLAVRPSHNSSLPLRLTFDLSLHQVIDLDEKNHVLTTSCWITQRWTDYHLRWNITDFNGIPVIRVPASQVWRPDILLFNNADTEKPPDNLNTNVIVKYTGEVIWFSRALLRSSCPIDIKYFPFDVQFCTMRFASGTYDGLQVELMKEKDHIELRDYQENGEFDLNGFSATSTALQHSCCEEPYPQLVYTLELRRRPLYYVFNLILPCLLMNCVALLTFCMPCESGEKVTLSICTLLTIVIFFVFVKDTLPPSQETPLISLYYVVTICLVALVTIFSVFTLHVHHRGNFENEIPRCIRKVMLGFLAKIMFSKCSSHTEQEPELKLEDDEKKSNLERQSSNEDKFDFGHIEQYNFSPRLRKRKEMGEASDYSNDEYKRQVLRILGKIYETVERNEMRVAEKARKENIKTEWHQTSLVCDRLWLALFLIVSTVMTLLVLLSSPHGP